TGATTTTGCAAAATTTTTTGGATGCTAACAGTAAAAGGTGAGGGGTGTGCGGATATGACAAACGAACAGATCGGCCAAGAAGAAGAACCGGAAATTATCTATATTCCCGACGAGGAAGGTAATGAAGAGGAATTCGAGGTCATCATGAAGTTTGAAGTGGACGGATCGGATGCCAAGTATATGATGGTGGTTCCGCTCGATTCCGAGGATGAGGAGACGGATGAGGTATACGCTTTCCGTTACGAGGAAGACGGCGACGATTTGCAGCTCTTCATGATTGAGAATGATGAGGAATGGGCCATCGTGGAGGAGACCTTCAATACGCTGGTTGATGAGCTGGACGGAGGCCCGGAGAATGACTGAGTTTTCTGCTGCTGAGGCAGTATGGACCTCGAAGCTCAAAGAAGTATACGGAGATACAGTCGAACTGGAAGATGAGCAGGGCAAGTCTTCCGTTTACAATATTATTGCCGAGTTTGCTGTTGGTGACCGTGCTTATGCGGTTCTGGCCGGTTCGGGGAGATCAGCGGAGCAGGAGATTCTGCGCATCGTGGTTTCTCCGGACGGACTGCCGGAGCTGGAGAGCATTA
This region of Paenibacillus sp. FSL K6-1096 genomic DNA includes:
- a CDS encoding DUF1292 domain-containing protein, whose protein sequence is MTEFSAAEAVWTSKLKEVYGDTVELEDEQGKSSVYNIIAEFAVGDRAYAVLAGSGRSAEQEILRIVVSPDGLPELESIMDDDEWEDVSELYDELTLPAEDSQ
- a CDS encoding DUF1292 domain-containing protein, whose amino-acid sequence is MTNEQIGQEEEPEIIYIPDEEGNEEEFEVIMKFEVDGSDAKYMMVVPLDSEDEETDEVYAFRYEEDGDDLQLFMIENDEEWAIVEETFNTLVDELDGGPEND